Part of the Rhodobacteraceae bacterium M385 genome is shown below.
TAGAACATCAGCGGCCAGACCAGCAACCAGGCAAAGCCGGTGATCGCAATTTCTGCCTGGAACGTCGCCACCTGGTCCGAGGCTTTGGTGGCCATCGCCAACCATTCCTGCTGCTCCAACGTATTGGCCCGTTGCAAGCGCGGCAGCTGGCCGACGAAGATCATCAGACAGGCCGCGAACAGCAGCGCCAGCGCCCGATCCTCTCGGACGCCCATCGCCAGTAGCTTGCGCATCACCGCACGCGGCCTGCGCCACGTCGCGACCATATCTTGGCTAACGCTCATGGATCAACCGACCCGCCTGCGCACCAGCCATTCTTCGAGCCGCGCGGTGACATCATCGCGGATCGCCTCATCGGCGATTTCCTCGATGGCTTCGGCCAAGAACGCAAGAACCAGAAGGTCTGTCGCCTGATCCACGGGCACGCCGCGCGATTGCAGGTAGAACATCGCCTCTTCATCAATCGCACCGGTGGTAGAGCCGTGGGAACAAATCACATCGTCGGCGTAGATTTCCAGCTCGGGCTTGGCTTGGAAGCTGCTGTCCTCGTCAAGCAAAAGCGATTGGCTGATTTGGTAGCCATCGGTTTTCTGCGCACCCGCCTTCACAAGGATCTTGCCCTGGAACACGCCCTCGGCCCCGTTGCGGAGCACTTTCTTGAAGACCTGGCGGCTTTCGCAATCCACGGCGTCATGGGTGATGAACACCGTATCATCGTGGTGGAATGGCGCTGTCTTGCCGTCGCCCAAGGCCGCGCCTGCCACGTGGGCCGTGGCATTATCGCCCACGATTTCAATGACATGCTCGTTGCGGGTGGTCACGCCGTTGGCCGTTGTGGTGAACGACTTGTAAAGCGAACCCGCGCCCACACGGGCAAAGATATGGGTCGCGGCACGGCGTTCATGGTCGCGGCCTTGGGCTCGGATGTGATGGAACGCGCCGCCATCGGCCACGTCGATCTCCATGCACTTGTTGAAACGCGCGGCGGCGGGGCCAACCTCTAGCAAGGTCAGCTCGGCGCCGGTTTCGACCCGCACCAGATGGTGCAGCATCGCGTCCGAGCGTTCATCGCGGTGCAGGTAGATCAGCGCCACGGGCTTTTCAGCCTTGGCCGTGGCGCGGATCACGATGCCATCCGTGGCAAAGGCGGTGTTGAGCGCCGCCAAGGGACGCGCCACCGGATCTTGGCCGGCAATTTCCCGGGTGCCGTAGAAGTCTTTGGCCCAATGGATATCCTTGGCCAAGACGTCCTCCAAACGCTCGATCTCCAGCCCCGCCATGGCGAGATCATCGGATTTGTCGGCATCAAACACGCCATCCACAAAGACCACTTTCAGGCGGTCGATATCCGCGAACAAGGGCGTCTCGTCAGGATCGTGGAAGACGGCGGCGCGCGGTGTGTTGGCCTGCGTCAGCGAGGCGGGATCGGTGTAGCGCCAATATTCATCTCGGCGCGTAGGCAGCCCCATTTCGCGCACCCGCGCAAGAGCCGCGCCACGGGCATCGGGCGCGTTGTCTGGCATCGTCAGCGCGGCAATCCGCGCCTCGGTCAGATCGAGTTTTGCAGCCGGTTGGGCCATTTACGCCACCTCCGCCAGAATGTCGGCGTAGCCGTTTTGCTCGACCTCAAGGGCCAGCTCGGGGCCGCCGGTTTTCACGATACGACCGTTGGCCATGATGTGCACAACGTCGGGTTTGATGTGGTCCAAAAGGCGCTGGTAGTGGGTGATGACAAGGAAACCACGGCCTTCGCTACGCAGGGCGTTCACGCCCTCGGACACCAGTTTCATCGCATCTACGTCAAGGCCCGAGTCCGTCTCGTCCAAGATGCACATCTTGGGTTCCAGCATCGCCATTTGCAGGATCTCGTTGCGCTTCTTCTCACCACCCGAGAAGCCAACGTTGACGGGGCGCTTTAGCATCTCGGCGTCGATCTTCAGGTCTTTTGCCTTGGCGCGGATCACTTTCAGGAACTCGCCTGCTGACATTTCCTCTTCGCCGCGCTGTTTGCGTTGCGCGTTCACGGCGGTCCGCAGGAAGGTCATGTTGCCCACGCCGGGGATTTCAACAGGGTACTGGAACGCCAGAAACAGGCCAGCGGCGGCGCGTTCTTCCGGGTCCATGTCCAGCACGTCTTCGCCATCCAATGTGGCAGAGCCGGCGGTGACCTCATAGCCGCCCTTGCCGGACAACACGTAGGACAAGGTAGACTTACCCGAGCCGTTCGGCCCCATGATCGCGTGCACTTCGCCCGCGCCTACTTCCAGATCCACCCCTTTGAGGATCTGCTTGTCTTCTTCTTCAAGTTGTACGGCCAAGCCTTTGATATTCAGCATGTTCTATCCTCTTCAAGATGTTGTTCCGGCACGCAGTTCGGCCGGAAAATGTCGGTGAAGGCTCTCGCGGCAACGCGCGATACCTTCGGTATAGGGAAGCGGCCCATCCTTGGCGGCGCGGGCCGCTTTGGGGACATCGTCAATCTCGACCGGGGCGATCAAATCGCGCCCGATAGAGGCCGCATAGTCGTGGTACTTCAGACGGCCCTGTGTGTCAGGGTCCATCCATGTGTTCGCAACGCCGTAGGCATCGGCGACGATCAGCCCGTGCAGCGAGGCGCTGAAGACATGGGCGGAAGACGCGATTTCACGGCATACGGTTTCGGGATCAAGGCGCACATCGATCAAATGCAGGGCCGGGTCGGCCTCGACCATATCAACGAACCGAGGGTCTTCCATCTGGCTGTGATGGGGCACGATCGCCACACGGTCATGGCGTTCTGTGACGGGGCCAAGGGCCTCATCCGCCAGCAAACCCGGATCGCCAAATTCGGTCATTTTCAGGCGCAGAAACGCGGCAGAGATCGGGCCACGCAGAAGCCGCACCCGGACGTTCTCCAAGAAATCCTTGCGATAGAACGGGTTCAGTAGCCCCGTTCCCCATAAAATCGGCCCTTCCCCACGCGCGTGATCGGTCCAGTGCTTGGAGATCACATGCATGAGCGAGCCGAGCGCGAACAGCTCTGCCTGTTTCGGGCGCACGTTCACGACCTCCCGGCCTGAGACATATTCCACGATCAGGTGCGACAGCGCGTCGCCAAAGTTCGGCGCGGGCCAGTAGTAGAGGCGGATCGGGTCGGTCATCCCTGCCCCTCTTTCCGAGGTGCAACAGCTTTTCGGCCCGCCAACAGCTTAGCCGCCGCTTCACGCGCGCGGGCGTCGGGTACAGCAATGTCGTCGGCGCGCTCTTCCGGGACACAAAGGAAGTTGCGGTTATCTTTGTAGTGCTTGATCGAGGCGGGAAGCGCGAACCCATTGGCCAAGCGCCAATCGGCAAAGTCATGGATGTTGTTGCGGTCCACCTCGACCAGTAACACAGGACGTGTGCGCCGGATGGTTTTCTGCAAGCCGCGCAGAACTGACATTTCCATGCCTTCGACGTCGATCTTGATGAAATCGGGCGTCTCGTCGGTCAGGAAATCATCGGGGCGCAGGGTCGCAATCTCACCCTCTCCGGGCACCATCCGGGCCGCACCCAGATTTTTGCGCCGTTCGGTCATAGAGAAGCCTTCGCCGTCCACGTCCGAGGCGCCGAAGCCCACATAGTCAAACGTCGTGCGGTCGTTCAGGCCGTTCATTACAAGGTTCAGAACTAAAAGGCGGTAGGCCAAAGGGTTCGGTTCAAACGGAATGATCCGCCCGGCATCGCAGAAAAGGCCGGCATAGAGGCTGTGGTTGCCGACATTGGCCCCGATGTCCAGAAACGTCCCGCCCTTGGGCAAGTACGAGTGTATCAAGGTCAATTCTTCCGGCTCGAAGAAGCGCTTGTTACGATGGCTTCGCTGGATCGGATCGCGCTCCATGTTGGTGGCGAACCACATTTCTTTGCCGTCAATCTCACATTCTGTGATCTGGATCGCATCGGGTTCGTCAGGCACAAGATTTGCCAGAACCGGGTCCGCGTCACAAATGGCGCGTGCTTGTGCCAACATGCTATGCATCAGTTCGCGCCCCCTACAGAATCGCGTGTGTGTGGGCGTGTTTTTGGCAGCAAATCAATGTAGTCATGGACGGCATCTTCGGTCAGCACGTCGCGCTTCACCAAATCCGTCATGGCCACGACAGCAAGATCCTGTGTCAGCAGGACACTATCGGCAAGGATGGCGAGATGTTTGAGTTCCTCTACCTCCAGCGACGCCAGGTCGATCATCCCACGCACCAAAACCGCGTCGCCATCACTGAACTGACTGCGATAATGGCCACGTGCCAGTCGAGCGCTAAGGGAATTTCGGAACCCGATGGTCTTTAGGAAAAAGAACTTGTGCAGATAGAAACCATGCTGCGCCAATTCGTTCAGCTGGTCATGGAGCAGCGGTTGCCCCTCGTAGATCGGCAAGGCAGCAACCTCGGTAATCACAGCCAACGCCTTCGATAAGGCTTTGGGACCGTTGCGGAAAACCATCCGCTCGCCGCCTTGAATATCGATTTTCAGCAGATCGAACTGAGGTAGCTCTTTCAGATCATCCAAACGGGTCGTGTCCATCTCGATCCGCTCGATCACCTCGACGCGGTCCCGGAACTGACCGGTTGCTTGCGTCAACGCAATGTTGGGCTCCAACAGCGAGGTGAAGCCACTATCGGCACAGACTTTCAGCTCTGCCCGGTTGCCATCACCCACCGCCGCGCAAAGGTAGTTTTCGCGCGGGCCTTTCGACTCCATCAGCTGGTCGAAGGCCGCACGCTGTGGTTCAAATCCCCAGACATCGCATGCGCCGATCGAGAGCAGACCTTGATAGGGCGTCTCGTCGAGCGGATTAGCCCCGATGTCGACAACTCTTGTGCGCCGTTCGGGCGACAAGATCTCGATCATCGCGCGGGCGCGATCTGCATCAAAAGGAACGCTCACTACTCTACCTCAATCGTGGTGATGGTCGGGCCAGGCGCAAGCCTTAGCCCACCGACCCTTCCAGAGAAATCGCCACCAATTGCTGCGCTTCCATGGCGAATTCCATCGGCAGGGCTTGCAGCACTTCCTTGGCGAATCCGTTGACGATCAGGGCCACGGCCTCTTCCTCGTCCATGCCGCGCGACTGGCAGTAGAACATCTGGTCGTCGTCCACTTTTGACGTGGTTGCCTCGTGTTCGACCCGGCTGCTGTTATTCTTCACTTCGATATACGGCACCGTGTGCGCCCCGCATTTATCGCCGATCAGAAGGCTATCGCACTGGGTGTAATTGCGGCTGTCCTTCGCCTTCGGGTGCATGGAGACCAGCCCCCGATAGGTGTTCTGCGCCCGCCCCGCGCTGATCCCCTTGGAGACGATGCGCGATTTCGTGCGTTTGCCCAGATGGACCATCTTGGTACCGGTATCGGCCTGCTGCATGTTGTTGGCGATGGCGATGGAGTAGAACTCCCCTTGGCTATCGTCGCCACGCAGGATGCAGCTTGGGTATTTCCACGTCACCGCAGACCCGGTTTCCACCTGCGTCCACATCACCTTCGACCGATCACCCCGGCAATCGGCGCGCTTGGTGACGAAGTTGTAAATGCCGCCCTTGCCGTTCTCATCGCCCGGATACCAATTCTGCACCGTCGAATATTTGATCTCGGCGTCTTCCAGCAAGACCAGCTCCACCACGGCGGCGTGCAATTGGTGCGTGTCGCGCATTGGCGCGGTGCAGCCCTCAAGATAGGAGACGTAGCTTTCCTTGTCGGCGATGATCAGCGTGCGCTCAAACTGCCCGGTGTTTTCGGCGTTAATGCGGAAGTAGGTGCTCAGCTCCATCGGGCAGCGCACGCCCGGAGGGATGTAGACGAAAGAGCCGTCGCTAAAGACCGCGCTATTGAGCGTCGCAAAGAAGTTGTCGGTGATCGGCACGACAGATCCGAGGTACTTTTTCACCAGCTCTGGATGTTCCTTGATCGCCTCGGAGATGGAGCAGAAGATCACGCCTTTGGCCTTCAGCTCTGCCTGAAACGTCGTCCCCACAGAGACCGAGTCAAAGACCGCATCCACCGCAACCTTACGGCCTTCCGCTGGTGCATCTTCCGCACCTTCGACGCCGGCAAGGATCATCTGCTCCTTCAACGGAATGCCAAGCTTCTTGTACGTTTCCAGCAGCTTAGGATCGACCTCATCCAAGGACTTGGGCTTGGTCTCCATGCTTTTAGGGCGCGCGTAATAGTACTGGCCCTGATAATCGATGGCGGGGTAGTCCACCATCGCCCACTCTGGCTCTTTCATCTGCTTCCAGCGCTTGAACGCTTGCAGACGCCAGTCGAGCATCCACTCAGGCTCTTCATTTTTTTCCGAAATCAGGCGCACGATGTCTTCGTTCACGCCGATGGGCGCGTAGTCCATCTCAATCTCAGTGTCCCAGCCGTATTTATACGCCCCGCCAAGACCTTTGACCGCATCGACCGTTTCCTGATCGACACCGTCTTTGACCTGAACTTTATCCATATCCAACGCGCTCATCCTGCACCTCCAACGCCTGCCTCAACGGGCGAATTTCTTGTCCCGAGCAGCCAGCCAAGCATCGCAAAATGCCGCAACCTGCCCCTCTGTCACTTCGGGCCCCAGCGACACGCGCAACGCGCTTCCCGCTTCAGCCTCGGAATATCCCATCGCGCGTAACACGCCCGACATCTTAACCTTGCCGCTGGAACACGCAGAGCCCGCAGAAACCGCAAACCCCGCCAAATCCATCGCCATCACTTGCGTCTCGCCCTTCCACCCCTCGGTGATAAACATCGAGGTGTTGGGCAAGCGTGCCGCGGCTTTCCCGACTAAAATAGTCGATTGCGCCGCGTCTTCCAGAGTCTTTTCTAGAAATATTCTAAGTTTGTCCACCGGCTCCCATAGCCCATCGGCCAAATCGCGCGCGGCGGCCTCTGCGGCGGCCCCAAATCCGGCGATCCCGATCAGGTTCTCGGTCCCATGCCGGCGCCCACTTTCTTGCCCGCCTCCGCGGATCTGCGCCTGTACATCCAGACCGCGCCGCATCACCAAAGCCCCTACCCCCTTGGGCCCGCCGACCTTGTGTGACGAAACAAACACCATATCGATGCCCGCCCAATCAAAGGCCAAAGGTACCTTGCCAAAGCCCTGCGTCCAGTCGCTGACGGCCAAGCCCTCGGGCAACTCCTGCAAAATCCCGGTCTCGGAATTGGCGATCTGCACACTGCATTGTGATGGTTGCGCAATCGCAACGCGCCCGTCGGCGCCAACGTCCAACACCCGCTCGCCCCAAGCGCGTACCGCATCATGCTCCACCTCCGCGCAAGCCAACCCGCGCCCGGCCATTGCCAGGGCGGCCGCCTCCGTGGCGCCCGACACGAACACCACATCCGCGGCCAGCGCCCCCAAGGCCTCCGCCACCTGCGCCCTTGCGCGCTCCAACATGGCCTTCGCCGCCCGCCCCTCGCTATGCACAGACGAAGGGTTTCCGACCAAATCCATCGCCGCCCCCATCGCCGCGCGCGCTTCCGGGCGCAGCGGTGCCGTGGCGTTCCAATCAAGGTAACTGCGCACTCTCATGTCACTCTCCGGTCAGAAATCTGCCTGGCTTCATCTTGGCCAATACAACTCACTCCAACACAAGCCGCACACAACGCGGCCAATGTTTCAGCGCAATGGCTTACTCATCCACCAATTCAAACAGGTTCGGCACGGCCGGACAGGGCGACAATTCGTTTTTCACCACGTCCGACAACCGTGTTTGATGCAGGAATACGTAGACATGGGCGGAAAAGCCCTCCCACAACCGGTTCGTCAGGCTCTGGGCCCGGCTCCCCGATGCCTTGCTCGATGCGCCCGCCCCTTGGTGCATGGCACTCACCGTTTCATCGACGGCCTCAAAAATCTCGACCACGCGGATGTCCGATGCCGCCCGTGCCAAGCGATAGCCGCCGCCGGGTCCGCGCACTGATACGACCAGATCGGCCCGGCGCAGCTTTACGAACAATTGCTCCAGATACGGCAGGCTCACACCTTGGCGCTTCGACAACTCCGACAACGATGTGAGCTGATCGCCCTCTTGCAACGCCAGATCGGCCATTGCCACCATCGCGTAGCGGCCCTTTGTACTCAGTTTCATTCCATCGCTCCTGCCACTGGCCCCGCAATCGGCACGCAAACGTGCTTGAATGATTGACCTTTTCGCGCCCCGCCCTTAACTGCGATGCAACCTTTGCGCGGCTAAGCCGCCGCGCTCACATTGGAATCGTTCTAGGGAGGCCCGCGCGGCCCGTCAAGAAAACCGCGCAATTCCCCCCACGAGCACACGATACGAGTAGGAGACGTGGATGCCCGAGGTAATTTTCCCCGGACCAGAAGGCCGGCTAGAAGGTCGCTACCACCCGCAAAAGGCAAAAGACGCGCCCATTGCGATCATCCTGCACCCGCACCCGCAGTTCGGTGGCACGATGAATAACCGTGTCGTGTATAACCTACATTATGCCTATCATCAGATGGGCTTCACGGTTCTGCGCTTCAACTTCCGTGGCGTTGGCCGGTCCCAAGGCGAATATGATCAGGGCATTGGCGAGTTGTCCGATGCCGCCTCGGCGCTGGATTATCTGCAATCCATGAACCCCAACTCCAAGCACTGCTGGGTTGCGGGCTTTTCCTTTGGCGCATGGATCGGGATGCAACTGCTGATGCGCCGCCCCGAGATCACCGGCTTTATCTCGGTATCTCCGCCCGCCAACATGTACGACTTCTCGTTCCTTGCTCCCTGCCCGGCCTCGGGCCTGATGATTAACGGCACGGCGGACCGCGTTGCGAAACCGCAAGATACCCGCATCCTTGTGGACAAGCTGCACGAACAGAAGGGCATCACCATTACCCACGAGGAAATGGAAGGCGCGGGCCACTTCTTTGAAGATCCCTACATGGATCCGATGATCGAAAGCGTGCAAACCTACGTGCGTCGCCGCCTGACGGAAAACACACGGTAATTCTATGGGCCTTGCCAACGACCTTGCCGAGAAACTTGCAATCGACGCCTGCGCGGCGGCGATTGCCTTGGATGATGAAACGCTGCCGGAAACCATCGCGCAGGTCGTTGGCGCGTCGTCTCCTACCACCGAAGAACTCTACCGCACCGCCGTGCGCGTGATCCAAGCCGAGGCCCGGGCCCGCAAAATTCTTGAGGCGAAGATCACGGCGGCCGAGGCCGCGCTTTCGGGCCAGTAGCGCCCGCCGCTGGGGCGTCCGCCCCTTTTCCTACGAATATCAAGCCCTGTCTCCGCTTTGCAAAGTTGCAAACCCGCGGCGCGCGGCCACCTTTCGATTTCCTTAATGTGGCGCCGCCCACCCGCCGTTGCCGTCATTCCATTTCGTGATATCACGCCTCTCCCGCGACACCGCGTCGCCAGTATACCACGGTATACGCCCTTCCCCATTGCGCGTTGTTCCGCTACACGGACCCCAACACACAAACACGCGCAGAGGGCCGTTCCATGACAACTCCTGACATCATCTACACCAAAGTTGACGAAGCGCCGGAGCTGGCCTCGGCCTCGCTGCTTCCAATCATTCAGCGTTTCGCCAAAGCGGCGGATATCACCGTTGGCACCAAGGATATCAGCCTTGCGGGCCGCATTCTTGCGACCTTCCCTGAAAACCTGACCGACGATCAGCGCATCCCTGATGATCTGGCCGCCTTGGGTGAATTGGTGAAAACCGCTTCGGCCAACGTCGTGAAGCTGCCCAACATCTCGGCCTCTGTGCCGCAGCTTGTGGCCGCCGTGACCGAGCTTCAGGGAAAGGGATTTAACATCCCCGACTACCCAGAAGCCCCTGAAACGGATGCAGAAAAAGAGATCCGCGCCCGTTATGACGGGATTAAAGGTTCCGCCGTGAACCCGGTTTTGCGCGAAGGCAAC
Proteins encoded:
- a CDS encoding SufD family Fe-S cluster assembly protein, which encodes MAQPAAKLDLTEARIAALTMPDNAPDARGAALARVREMGLPTRRDEYWRYTDPASLTQANTPRAAVFHDPDETPLFADIDRLKVVFVDGVFDADKSDDLAMAGLEIERLEDVLAKDIHWAKDFYGTREIAGQDPVARPLAALNTAFATDGIVIRATAKAEKPVALIYLHRDERSDAMLHHLVRVETGAELTLLEVGPAAARFNKCMEIDVADGGAFHHIRAQGRDHERRAATHIFARVGAGSLYKSFTTTANGVTTRNEHVIEIVGDNATAHVAGAALGDGKTAPFHHDDTVFITHDAVDCESRQVFKKVLRNGAEGVFQGKILVKAGAQKTDGYQISQSLLLDEDSSFQAKPELEIYADDVICSHGSTTGAIDEEAMFYLQSRGVPVDQATDLLVLAFLAEAIEEIADEAIRDDVTARLEEWLVRRRVG
- a CDS encoding aminotransferase class V-fold PLP-dependent enzyme, whose translation is MRVRSYLDWNATAPLRPEARAAMGAAMDLVGNPSSVHSEGRAAKAMLERARAQVAEALGALAADVVFVSGATEAAALAMAGRGLACAEVEHDAVRAWGERVLDVGADGRVAIAQPSQCSVQIANSETGILQELPEGLAVSDWTQGFGKVPLAFDWAGIDMVFVSSHKVGGPKGVGALVMRRGLDVQAQIRGGGQESGRRHGTENLIGIAGFGAAAEAAARDLADGLWEPVDKLRIFLEKTLEDAAQSTILVGKAAARLPNTSMFITEGWKGETQVMAMDLAGFAVSAGSACSSGKVKMSGVLRAMGYSEAEAGSALRVSLGPEVTEGQVAAFCDAWLAARDKKFAR
- the sufC gene encoding Fe-S cluster assembly ATPase SufC yields the protein MLNIKGLAVQLEEEDKQILKGVDLEVGAGEVHAIMGPNGSGKSTLSYVLSGKGGYEVTAGSATLDGEDVLDMDPEERAAAGLFLAFQYPVEIPGVGNMTFLRTAVNAQRKQRGEEEMSAGEFLKVIRAKAKDLKIDAEMLKRPVNVGFSGGEKKRNEILQMAMLEPKMCILDETDSGLDVDAMKLVSEGVNALRSEGRGFLVITHYQRLLDHIKPDVVHIMANGRIVKTGGPELALEVEQNGYADILAEVA
- a CDS encoding Rrf2 family transcriptional regulator, with the protein product MKLSTKGRYAMVAMADLALQEGDQLTSLSELSKRQGVSLPYLEQLFVKLRRADLVVSVRGPGGGYRLARAASDIRVVEIFEAVDETVSAMHQGAGASSKASGSRAQSLTNRLWEGFSAHVYVFLHQTRLSDVVKNELSPCPAVPNLFELVDE
- the sufB gene encoding Fe-S cluster assembly protein SufB, with the protein product MSALDMDKVQVKDGVDQETVDAVKGLGGAYKYGWDTEIEMDYAPIGVNEDIVRLISEKNEEPEWMLDWRLQAFKRWKQMKEPEWAMVDYPAIDYQGQYYYARPKSMETKPKSLDEVDPKLLETYKKLGIPLKEQMILAGVEGAEDAPAEGRKVAVDAVFDSVSVGTTFQAELKAKGVIFCSISEAIKEHPELVKKYLGSVVPITDNFFATLNSAVFSDGSFVYIPPGVRCPMELSTYFRINAENTGQFERTLIIADKESYVSYLEGCTAPMRDTHQLHAAVVELVLLEDAEIKYSTVQNWYPGDENGKGGIYNFVTKRADCRGDRSKVMWTQVETGSAVTWKYPSCILRGDDSQGEFYSIAIANNMQQADTGTKMVHLGKRTKSRIVSKGISAGRAQNTYRGLVSMHPKAKDSRNYTQCDSLLIGDKCGAHTVPYIEVKNNSSRVEHEATTSKVDDDQMFYCQSRGMDEEEAVALIVNGFAKEVLQALPMEFAMEAQQLVAISLEGSVG
- a CDS encoding alpha/beta hydrolase, translated to MPEVIFPGPEGRLEGRYHPQKAKDAPIAIILHPHPQFGGTMNNRVVYNLHYAYHQMGFTVLRFNFRGVGRSQGEYDQGIGELSDAASALDYLQSMNPNSKHCWVAGFSFGAWIGMQLLMRRPEITGFISVSPPANMYDFSFLAPCPASGLMINGTADRVAKPQDTRILVDKLHEQKGITITHEEMEGAGHFFEDPYMDPMIESVQTYVRRRLTENTR
- a CDS encoding FkbM family methyltransferase, translating into MLAQARAICDADPVLANLVPDEPDAIQITECEIDGKEMWFATNMERDPIQRSHRNKRFFEPEELTLIHSYLPKGGTFLDIGANVGNHSLYAGLFCDAGRIIPFEPNPLAYRLLVLNLVMNGLNDRTTFDYVGFGASDVDGEGFSMTERRKNLGAARMVPGEGEIATLRPDDFLTDETPDFIKIDVEGMEMSVLRGLQKTIRRTRPVLLVEVDRNNIHDFADWRLANGFALPASIKHYKDNRNFLCVPEERADDIAVPDARAREAAAKLLAGRKAVAPRKEGQG
- a CDS encoding FkbM family methyltransferase → MSVPFDADRARAMIEILSPERRTRVVDIGANPLDETPYQGLLSIGACDVWGFEPQRAAFDQLMESKGPRENYLCAAVGDGNRAELKVCADSGFTSLLEPNIALTQATGQFRDRVEVIERIEMDTTRLDDLKELPQFDLLKIDIQGGERMVFRNGPKALSKALAVITEVAALPIYEGQPLLHDQLNELAQHGFYLHKFFFLKTIGFRNSLSARLARGHYRSQFSDGDAVLVRGMIDLASLEVEELKHLAILADSVLLTQDLAVVAMTDLVKRDVLTEDAVHDYIDLLPKTRPHTRDSVGGAN
- a CDS encoding polysaccharide pyruvyl transferase family protein; the encoded protein is MTDPIRLYYWPAPNFGDALSHLIVEYVSGREVVNVRPKQAELFALGSLMHVISKHWTDHARGEGPILWGTGLLNPFYRKDFLENVRVRLLRGPISAAFLRLKMTEFGDPGLLADEALGPVTERHDRVAIVPHHSQMEDPRFVDMVEADPALHLIDVRLDPETVCREIASSAHVFSASLHGLIVADAYGVANTWMDPDTQGRLKYHDYAASIGRDLIAPVEIDDVPKAARAAKDGPLPYTEGIARCRESLHRHFPAELRAGTTS
- a CDS encoding YIP1 family protein, with the translated sequence MSVSQDMVATWRRPRAVMRKLLAMGVREDRALALLFAACLMIFVGQLPRLQRANTLEQQEWLAMATKASDQVATFQAEIAITGFAWLLVWPLMFYLIGGLTHIIARLFGGKGSFYSARLALFWALLASSPAWLFHGLVSGFIGPGPAQQIAGVIVIGSFLGFWSICLREAETNPEGAAP